The following coding sequences are from one Planctomycetota bacterium window:
- a CDS encoding VCBS repeat-containing protein: MSSVSLRAQRLWRSSLKAAWAPVLSALSLVPCSAAEVTAVGNLLPADQSDSSADAVLVADAGAALTAPVNEPLVPADVPQPLRSAVQSRFYQGSSPSRFAWHLAVLNAGQPRMQSVSLSANESTALQVAWPKLEMGEAFWLSRVADRKPGLLEARFGHLGGVPVCGDFSGTGQAQVGVFINGQWFIDLNGNGRWDEADLWVKFGGQGDQPVIGDWDGDGKDDIGVFGPTWGDDDARAADHAGLPDADNRDHRGAKNWNAATERTSHGLIRLGSNATAKPLTVRHTFFFGAAGDVPVVGDWNGDGIDTVGIFRRGRWVLDADGDGRFSEGDASFDLGAEQDRPVVADFDGDGKTNVGVYRRGTWLLDVNGDRRLTDADGKYQFGTPTDVPVVADFHGDGKLLLGVYRNDGSKNKSL, encoded by the coding sequence ATGAGTAGTGTATCGTTGCGCGCGCAGCGGTTGTGGCGTTCGTCGTTGAAGGCCGCTTGGGCGCCCGTCTTATCGGCGTTGTCGTTGGTGCCGTGCTCGGCTGCTGAAGTCACTGCGGTGGGCAACTTGTTGCCAGCCGATCAGTCCGACTCGTCGGCCGATGCGGTCCTGGTCGCCGATGCCGGCGCTGCTTTGACAGCGCCGGTGAACGAGCCCCTGGTCCCCGCCGACGTCCCCCAGCCGCTGCGCTCTGCCGTGCAATCGCGGTTCTATCAAGGGAGCAGTCCCTCGCGCTTTGCCTGGCATCTGGCCGTGTTGAATGCCGGCCAGCCGCGGATGCAATCGGTGTCACTCTCGGCGAATGAATCGACCGCGCTGCAGGTCGCGTGGCCCAAGCTCGAGATGGGCGAAGCCTTCTGGTTGTCGCGCGTCGCTGATCGCAAGCCCGGCTTGCTCGAAGCGCGGTTCGGCCACCTGGGCGGCGTGCCGGTTTGTGGCGATTTTAGCGGCACGGGCCAAGCCCAAGTCGGCGTGTTCATCAATGGTCAATGGTTTATCGACCTGAACGGCAACGGCCGTTGGGACGAGGCCGACCTGTGGGTCAAGTTCGGCGGACAAGGCGATCAGCCGGTCATCGGCGATTGGGATGGCGACGGCAAGGACGACATCGGCGTGTTCGGGCCGACCTGGGGCGACGACGATGCGCGTGCCGCCGATCATGCCGGTTTGCCCGATGCCGACAATCGTGACCATCGCGGCGCGAAGAACTGGAATGCTGCGACCGAACGTACCTCGCACGGCCTGATCCGCTTGGGCTCGAATGCTACGGCTAAGCCCCTGACCGTGCGACATACGTTCTTCTTCGGCGCCGCCGGCGATGTGCCGGTGGTGGGTGACTGGAACGGCGACGGCATCGACACGGTCGGCATCTTCCGTCGCGGCCGCTGGGTGCTCGACGCCGACGGCGATGGCCGCTTCAGCGAAGGGGACGCCTCGTTCGATTTGGGCGCCGAACAAGATCGCCCGGTCGTGGCCGACTTCGACGGTGATGGCAAGACCAACGTCGGCGTCTATCGCCGCGGCACGTGGTTGTTGGATGTGAACGGTGACCGCCGCCTAACCGATGCCGACGGCAAGTACCAATTCGGCACGCCGACCGATGTGCCGGTGGTGGCCGACTTCCACGGCGACGGCAAGCTGCTCTTGGGCGTGTACCGCAACGACGGCTCGAAGAACAAGTCGCTGTAG